TTCTTCAGCTGGGACACCGAGATCGGGCGTGACGTGCTGGTCGAACCCAATGTCGTTTTCGGTCCGGGTGTGAAAATCGCCAACGGCGTGCACATCAAGAGCTTCTGCCACATCGAGGGCGCGACCATCGCCAGCGGCGCTCAGGTCGGCCCCTTTGCGCGGCTGCGTCCGGGCGCGGTGATGGAGGAGGACAGCTTCGTCGGCAATTTCGTCGAGATCAAGAAGGCGGTGCTGGGCAAGGGCGCGAAGGCCAGCCACCTGTCATACATCGGCGATGCCACGGTCGGCCAGTACGCCAATATCGGCGCGGGCACGATCACCTGCAATTACGATGGCTATTTCAAGCACCAGACCGTGATCGGCGACCGTGCATTCATCGGATCGAACAGCGCTCTTATCGCCCCGGTGACCATCGGCGCCGACGCGATCGTGGCGGCGGGCAGCGCCGTCAGCCGCGATGTCGGCGCCGGTGATCTGCGTATGGTACGCGGCGAACAGCTGGTAAAACAGGGCTGGGCCGACCGGTTCCACGACACGATGAAAAAGAAGAAAGCGGCGGCCGCAAAGAAGGAATGACGCGAAAGGAGCCAAGCCGATGACCCCGATCCAGTTCGTCGCCAGCGCCAATCATGACGAGGCGCGCGATTTCTACAGCAACACGATGGGCTTCGAGCTGACCGACGATTCGCCGTTTGCGCTCGAATACGACACCGGCAATGGCATGCTGCGGGTGCAAAAGGTCGAGCAATTGACCCCGCACCCGTTCACCGCGCTGGGCTGGGCGGTCGATGATATTGCCGCCGCGCGCGATCGATTGGCGGAGCGCGGGGCAGGCTTCGCCTCCTACGATTTCCTCGAACAGGATGAACGCGACATCTGGACCACGCCGGACGGCGCACAAGTATGCTGGTTCCGCGATCCCGACGGCAACACGCTGTCGCTTACGCAGTTTCCGGTGTGAACTGGGGATAGACTGCGCCGCGAAATCTCTCGAGCCATTCGGTCAGGCTTGGGTCGCTCGCAATCGCCGCCTTCATCGGGCTCGCGAACGGCACGTAGACGATATTGGCCAGCAGGGAATAGACGGTCGCGTCAGCAAGGCTCGGCGCATCACCGAAGAACCACGGACCGTCTCCCAGAATTCGACCGAGGGCCGCGATATCCTTGCTGCTGATCGCTGCGATATTTTCGTCCGAGTGGAGGCCCATCCCGTGACCAGCGAGTTGCTTCTTCACCCCTCGGCGCGCGAGTGGTGCCAGGATCGCGCGCGGCAGAGCCGGGATATCGCCCAGCACCGAAGCCTTCAGGATCGGCCAGTTCTCGTCGCGACACCAACGGTCGTAGACCATCGCCCAGTAGAGGTTCTCCTCGACCAAGCGCTGGATCGCGACCGCTATCCCGCGTTGCTTTGCAGAAAGGTGTGCGTCGACATCCGTGGCGAACTCCCCGGTCAGGAAAACGATGATGAGTGCCGAATCACCAAGGGTGCGCCCCTTGTAGATGATCCACGGTGCCTTTTTCTTGGGACCGCCGAACGGCGTCGCCGCGGTGACGGAATCGTGCTCTATTCCCGTCATCCGCAGGAATGCATCGAGCTTCAGACAGAAGGGACTGACCGAGACCAGCCCCCAGCGACCCGGCAGATGATACGCGCGCAGCCCCGTCATGGATTGTCCCTTTCCACGCGCAGCTTAGACATTTTCTCTCGCTTGGCTAGAAAGCGGAAATGGACGAGGAACTCACCTGCTGGCTGTGCGAACGCCCGTTCGAGACGCTGGTCCAGTGGCATCATCCCGTGCCGAAGGCGAAGAAGGGGCGCGGCACCGTCCCCGTCCATCCGATCTGCCACAAGACGATCCACGCGAATTTCTCGAACGCCGAACTGGCGCGGATTGGCGAGGATGCGGACAATATCCGCGCGCATCCGGCGGTGGCGAAATTCGTGCGGTGGGTCGCGGGCAAACCGCTCGATTTCCATGCCCCCACGCGCCGCTGACCGCTTGGCATCCGGGAACCAATGTCGCGCGTAGCTGCTGATAGGGCGTAACCAGCACCATCAGGAGCACAAATATGGGTATCGGGAAATGGGTCGTCGGGGGTCTCGGGATCGCCGCTGTCGGAGCGGTCGCGGCCTATGCCCAGTATCGCGACAGCGAGGAACCAGACTTCGCCCTGGTGAGGGAAGACCGGGCGTTCCAGCTGCGCGATTATCCTGCGCTGGTGGTCGCCGAGGTGACCCATTCCGGCAACCGGCGTGAAGCGAGCGGCAAGAGCTTCCGGAGGCTTGCGGCTTACATTTTCGCGCAGGACCGGCCCGAAGGCGGCGAGCCGATCGCCATGACCTCGCCGGTGTTGCAAGGCCGCGCCCCGCGCGACGAGAAGATCGCAATGACCGCGCCGGTGCTGCAGGATGAGATCGCCAAGGACCGCTGGCGGATGCGGTTCGTGATGCCGGCGAAATACACGCTGACAACCCTGCCGCCCGCACCCGAAGACATCACGCTGACAGAAATTCCGGAACGGCGGATCGCGGCAGTGCGCTTCAACGGCTACGCGCGTCCAGCCGAAACGGAAGCGATGGAGCGCGAGCTTCTGAAATGGGTGACGGCACAGCAACTCACTCCGGTGGGCGACTTCGAATACGCGTTCTACGACGCGCCGATGGTGCCCGGGCCGCTGCGCCGCAACGAGGTGATGATCGAGGTCGAGGCCGACTAGGCCGGACCGCTCCCATCACCTCGCGTCGGGGGCGTCAGGCGACTTCGAGTGAGCGAGCGCGTTGGTCGCTGACGCCGAATTGCTGTTCCCACTGCTCGAATTCGCTTTGGCTCAGCAGGTAGAGATCGCGCGCCTCGCGAAAGCTGAGTGCATCGTCGTGGACGGCGCGGACGACATTCGCCTTGCGGTTGCGCGACCATTTTACCCGGTGCGATTCCGGCAGGTGGTAGCGCTTGATCGCATCGGCGATGGACGTGTGTTCGGGATAAGCCATTTTTCGTCTCCTGTTCGCCCCTGTTGCCTGACAATGCTCGATTTTCGGGGTTAACGCGGGCCTGACAAACAGGGTTAATTTGGCGTTAACGGCTTTCCCTGTGCCGGGCTTGCGGCGAACCGAAGTCAGACTGTCGGAGCGCTTTACAAACGCAAGAGGCGGCCCGTTTCGGGACCGCCTCCAGCGTTCGAAATGGCTGCACGAATTACCCGCCGTCGGCCGAGTCGCCGGGCCCATCCATCAGCTGCTGCATCAGATAGACATATTGCAGCGCCTGCAGCTTGGCGCGCTGTTCGTTGTCGACCCCACCCGAATGGCCGCCGGTCATGTCCTCGAAATAGAAATACGGCTGGCCCAGCTCCTTGAGCCGCGCGGCACCCTTGCGCGCGTGCGCGGGGTGCGTGCGGTCGTCGGCGGTCGAGGCCCACAGGAACGGGGTGGGGTAGTCCACGCCCTCGACCAGCTTCTGATACGGCGAATACCCTTCGATCCAGGCGCGCTGTTCGGGGATGCGCGGATCGCCGTATTCGCCGGTCCACGACGCGCCGCGCCCGATCAGGTGGAACCGCAGCATGTCGAACAGCGGGATCTGGATGATCGCCGCGCCCCACAAATCGGGCCGCTGGGTGATGGCGGTCCCGACCAGCAGCCCGCCCTGCGAGCCGCCCTGGATGCCGAGATGCTCCGGGCTGGTGAGGCCGCGCGCCACCAGGTCTTCCCCCACGGCGATGAAATCGTCCCAGGTGCGCTGCTTGTTCTCGCGGATTGCGGTCTGGTGCCACAGCGGGCCGAATTCGCCCCCTCCGCGAATATTGGCGATGACATAGGCCCCGCCGCGCTCCATCCACAGCTTGCCCGTGATGCCGAGATAGCCGGGCAGGCGCGGAACCTGGAACCCGCCATAACCGCCCATCAGTACCGGCGTGCTGCCGTCCATCTGCATGCCCTTGGGCTTGACGATGAAGTATGGGATCTGCGTCCCGTCCTTGCTCGTCGCCATCAGCTGTTCGACTTCCATCCCGGTCTTGTCGAACCGGCTGGGCGAGGTCTTGAGCACCTTCGGCGCAGCGCTACCGTCCGCGTAATGTAGCGTGGTCGGATTGAGGAAGTCGGTGACCGTGAACATGATCTGGTCGGTCTCGTCCGAGCTCGCAGCGATATCGACCGTGGCGTTTTCGGGCAGATCGACCGGCTCGCTCACCCACGCGCCATCGACATAATTGAACTGCATCACCTTGCCGACGACATTATCGAGCATGGCGACGAACAGCGCGTTGCCGGTGATCGCACCGCCCTGTTTGGTCTGGCGCTCACCCGGAGACCAGACCAGCGACTTCGCCGCGCCGTTGGGATCGGCCTTCCACTCCTCGAGATCGACAGCGATCAGGCTGTCGGCGGGGAAGGTCTGGCCGTCGGTCTCCCAGTCGACGTCGGTCGAATACAGCAGATGCCCGTCGACGATCCCGTATGGGTTCGCCTTCTTCGGAATGTCGAGCTGCACCCACTCGCCGTCCTTCTCGACGAAATACTCGGTCTCATGGAAGCTCACCGCGCGAAACGCGGTGCGCGCGTGGACGGTGCCGGTGTTGTCGCGCAACAGGCTGGCGCCGGACCACACATCGTTGGGCTTGCCGCGAAAAATCTCGGGAGCATCGGCGATATCGGTGCCGCGTTTCCATTCGCGCGTGGTGAACGGGTATTCGCTTTCGGTCAGCGTGCCTTCGCCGAAATCGCGCCCGACCAGCAGCGTGTCGTCATCGACCCACTGGATCCCGCCCTGGCTTTTTTCCTCGAGCACGAAGCCGCCTTCGACGAATTGTCCTGTCGACATGTCGAATTCGCGCAGGATCGTGGCGTCCTCGCCGCCGTCGCTCAGCGCGATCATGCACTTCGTCAGGGCCGGCGGCAGGCAGGTCGAGCCCTTGTAGACCCATTCCTTGCCCTCGGCCGCGGCCAGCGCGTCGATATCGAGCACGGCTTCCCATTCGGGATCGTCGGTCTGGTAGCTTTCCAGCGTGGTCCGGCGCAGCAGGCCCTTGGGATTGTCCTTGTCCTGCCAGAAATTGTACAGCCCGTCCGGGCGGAACGAGACGTAGGGGATGCGGTCCTCGCTATCGAGGATTTCGAGCGCCTCGTTCTTGAGCGTCTCGAAGCGCGGATCGGCTTCCATGTGCGCCAGAGTGAGCGCGTTCTCGTTGCGCACCCATTCGAGCGCCTCGTCGCTGCGCGCTTCTTCGAGCCAGATATACGGATCCTGTTCGGGGCCGGGGATGCCGCTCTGGTCGATGTGGTCGTCGGCGTTCGCGCCGGTTGCAGTCGTGAGTGTCATCGCGGCTGCCAATGCCAGTGTGGAAACAAGCTTCAAATGTCCTCTCCATGCGGGAAATCGCTGGAGCGTATGTGGCGGCTGCGGCTGGACTTGTGAAGGGGTTTGCTTTGCCGAAAAAGGTCACATGGCGACGCCCGGATAGGAGGCGAAGAATTCCCGATGCGCCTGCGGCAATTCGATCTCGTAAAACGCGCCGCTGTAAGCGAGCACGATCAGCAAGCCAGCCAGCGGCCCCAGCACCAGAGCAGGCGCGTGCCAGCCACGGGATTTGCGAAAATGCAGCGCCGCGATCAGGTGCGCCACGAGCGCGGTCACAACCAGCAGGTAATAGGGGGCAAAGCCGTATCTGAGCGGATCCAGCACCAGTGTCCCCGCGGCCCAGTAGAAATTGGTGTCGAGGTCCAGCACCAGGCGGGTGACCAGGGCCGAGGTGGTGTGCATCACGATGAAATAGGCGAGATAGCAGCCGCTCGCAAACTGCACCCAGTGCCAGAAATCCTTGCGTTTGCGGCGGGTTATGCGGCGCAGCAGGGTGATGCCGAGGACGACCTGCCCCGCGAGAGCGATCGCCAGCGCCGCCTCTACGATCGGTATGCGGTAGACCGCGCGTCCGATCTGCAGCACCGCATCCTGTGCGACGATGCTGTCGAGCGCGGCGAAGTGCGCGCTGAAATGCACCACGAGAAACAAACCGATGAACAGCGCGACCCGGCGGTGTGCTTGCCTTGCCTCGATCGACATGCCATTTCTCCTTAACTGGATATCGTTTATCCGGATAAAGAATATCCGATTAAGGAGTCAAGCGTGCAGTTGGGAAAAGGCGTCGAATGGACCGCGCATATCTGCGCGATGCTGCCGCTGGTGCCACCGGGGCGGGGCTTGAGCGTAGATGCGCTGGCCGATTACTTCGAAGTGCCATCGGCCTACCTCGCCAAGCAGATGCAGCTGCTTCGCCGTGCAGGGATCGTGCAATCGGTGCGCGGCAAGGGCGGGGGATACCGGCTCGCGCGCCCGATCGACGAGATCTCGCTGCTCGATCTGGTGACCGCGATCGAGGGCCCGACGCCGGCGTTTCGCTGCACCGAAATTCGCCAGAACGGCCCCTGCGGCCTGAAGCGCAAGGATTGCAGGCGCCCGTGCGAGATCGCTTCGGCCTTCGCCGAGGCCGAGCGCGCCTATCGCGCGGCGCTGGCCTCCCGCTCGCTCGCCTCGATCGCTCAGGAAGTGGCCGTCAACGCCTCGCCTGAGCATCTGCTCGACATCGCCGGGTGGGTGCAGCGCCAGGTGGGATGAATGCAAAAGGGCGCCCTTTCGGCCGCCCTTTCGTCGCTTGCGAGTTCCCCGCTTTCGCAGGGTCTCATGAATGCCTAGCTCTCGACGTGTTCGGCCAGCACGGTCAGGCCGTTCTCGCCGACTTCGGCGAAGCCGCCGCGCACTTCGATCGTCTCGGGCGCGGCGCCTTCGGTCTTGTAGACCTGCACCGCGCCGTCGCGGATCGTGCTCATGAACGGCGCGTGGCCTTCCAGCACGCCGAATTCGCCTTCGGTGCCGGGCACGACGACCATGTGGACGTCTTCCGAGCGGACCAGTCTGGCCGGGGTTACGAGTTCGAAGTGGAGTGCCACGGCTCTTACGCGTCCTCGGCCAGCTTCTGGGCCTTGGCGACCGCCTGGTCGATCCCGCCGACCATGTAGAAGGCGCTTTCGGGCAAGTGATCGTATTCGCCCTCGACCACCGCCTTGAACGACTTGATCGTGTCTTCGAGCTGCACGAACACGCCCGGGATATTGGTGAACACTTCGGCGACGTGGAACGGCTGCGAGAGGAAGCGCTGAATCTTGCGCGCACGCGCGACGGTCAGCTTGTCCTCTTCGGACAGCTCGTCCATCCCGAGGATCGCGATGATATCCTGCAGCGATTTGTATTTCTGCAGGACTTCCTGAACCTTGCGAGCGGTTTCGTAGTGCTCCTGGCCGACGACGCGCGGCTCGAGCACGCGGCTGGTCGAATCCAGCGGGTCCACCGCCGGGTAGATGCCGAGTTCGGAGATGGCGCGCGACAGCGTGGTGGTTGCGTCGAGGTGGGCAAACGAGGTTGCAGGCGCCGGGTCGGTGAGGTCATCGGCAGGCACATAGATCGCCTGCACCGAGGTGATCGAACCCTTGGTGGTCGAGGTGATGCGTTCCTGCAAATTGCCCATGTCGGTCGACAGGGTGGGCTGGTAGCCCACCGCCGAAGGGATACGGCCGAGCAGCGCCGACACTTCCGAACCCGCCTGGGTGAAGCGGAAGATGTTGTCGACGAAGAACAGCACGTCCTGGCCTTCCTCGTCGCGGAAATATTCCGCCATGGTCAGGCCCGAAAGCGCCACGCGGGCACGCGCGCCGGGAGGCTCGTTCATCTGGCCGAACACCAGCGCCACTTTCGAACCTTCGCTGGTGGCAACGCCGTTGTCGTCCTTCTGGATAACGCCGGCATCGAGGAATTCGTGGTAGAGATCGTTGCCCTCGCGGGTGCGCTCACCCACGCCGGCGAACACCGACACGCCGCCGTGACCCTTGGCGATGTTGTTGATGAGCTCCTGGATCAACACGGTCTTGCCGACGCCCGCACCGCCGAACAGGCCGATCTTGCCGCCCTTGGCATAGGGGGCGAGGAGGTCGATCACCTTGATACCGGTGACGAGGATCGCGGCTTCGGTCGACTGATCGATGAACGGCGGGGCTTCGGCGTGGATCGGCGAGGACTTGTCGGCACCGATCGGGCCAAGTTCGTCGATCGGCTGGCCGATCACGTTCATGATGCGTCCCAGCGTCTTCGGACCAACGGGCACGCTGATCTGGGCGCCGGTGTTGATCACGTCCTGACCGCGAACGAGCCCTTCGGTGGCATCCATCGCGATGGTGCGTACGGTGCTCTCGCCGAGGTGCTGCGCGACTTCGAGTACCAGCGTGTTGTCGCCGTTCTTGGTTTCGAGCGCTGTGAGAATTGCGGGCAGCTCGCCTTGGAACTGCACGTCGACGACAGCGCCGATGACCTGGCTGATCGTGCCATTGGTGGTCTGGTTAAGCGCGGGTGCGGTGGCCATGTTCTATGTCCTGCTTTCGTGGAATGCTTATGCGCCTTGCGCGCAAGTGGTTTCGGGGTCGGCGATTTCCCAAGCGGTTTCGCCCTGGACCAGAGTAGTCTTGTTGCGGAGATATTCGTCGTCGCCGAGGCCGTATTCGCAGATCACCTCGGGCGAACCCATCGCGGCACGGCGGCAGACCGAATCGTTGACTGTCTTTGCCTCGGGGCAGGTCTTGGCGAAGGTGCTGGCAAAGACCGCTGCGTCGGGCGGCGGAAGGCTCGGCGCGGCGGATTCGGGCGCTGCGACTGCGGTTGCAGCCGGTTCGGCCGCCGGCTCTTCGCCGCAAGCGGCAAGCACGGTGAGGGGCAGGGTGAGCAGGACGAGTTTCTTCACGGGGGCTTCCATCGTTACAGCGCCTCTGCGCCAGCAATAATCTCGATGAGTTCGGTGGTGATCGCGGCCTGGCGGCTGCGGTTGTACTGGATCGTCAGCTTGTTGATCAGGTCGCCGGCGTTGCGTGTGGCGTTGTCCATCGCGGTCATCGACGCGCCCTGTTCCGACGCCTCGCGTTCGAGCAGCGCGCCAAACAGCTGCGTCTTGACGTAGCGGGGCAGCAGTTCCTCGAGGATTTCCTCCTCGCCCGGTTCGTATTCGACCACCGCACCGGCGTCTTCGCTGGTTTCGGGCGAAGGGACCGGGATCAGCTGGTTGACCGTCGGGTTCTGCACCAGCGCCGACTGGAACGTCGGGTAGATCAGGTGCGCGACGTCGAACTTGCCCGCCTCGTACATCGCGATCAGCTCGGCCGCGATCGCGTCGGCTTCGTCGAAGCCCGGGGTCTTGACCGTCGAGGTATCGAACATCGTGCCGATCCGCTCGGCGAATTCGCGCTTGAGCGGCGCGCGTCCCTTCTTGCCGACGAGATAGAATTCGACGTTCTTTCCGGCAGCGATCAGCTCTTTCGCCTTGGCCTTGGCAGCCTTGACGAGGTTCGAGTTGAGACCGCCGCACAGACCCTTGTCGGTGTTGACCACGACCAGTAGGTTGCGCTTGTCCGAACCGGTGCCGGCCAGCAGCTTCGGTGCGCTGTCGCCCGAAACCTTGCCCGCGAGCGACGCCATAACGGTACCGAGCCGTTCGGCGTAGGGGCGCGCGGCCTCGGCAGCCGCCTGCGCGCGGCGCAGCTTCGCGGCGGCGACCATCTGCTTGGCCTTGGTGATCTTCTGGGTCGACTTGACCGAGTTGATCCGACCTTTGAGTTCCTTGAGTGAGGGCACTTAGGCGCTCCGTCTGTCCTGGTCGATTACGCGAATTGCTTGGCGAAGGCGTCGAGCGCGGCGACCGTGCGGTCCTTCACGTCGTCTTCGAACTTGCCGCTCTCGCGGATGTCCTTGAGCACGTCGGCGTGTTCGCTGCGGAAGAACGCCAGCATCTGCTCTTCGTAATCGTTGACCCGATCGACCGGGATCGAATCGATGAAGCCGTTGGTGCCGGCAAAGATCGACACGGTCTGCTCTTCGAACGGCATCGGCGAGAACTGCGGCTGCTTGAGCAGCTCGGTCAGGCGTGCGCCGCGGTTGAGCAGCTTCTGCGTTGCGGCATCGAGATCCGAACCGAACTGCGCAAACGCCGCCATTTCGCGATACTGCGCGAGGTCGAGCTTCATCGAGCCCGACACCTTCTTCATTGCCTTGGTCTGGGCGGCACCGCCCACGCGGCTGACCGACAGGCCGACGTTGATCGCCGGGCGGATGCCCTGGTAGAACAGGTCGGTTTCGAGGAAGATCTGGCCGTCGGTGATCGAAATCACGTTGGTAGGAATATAGGCCGACACGTCGCCCGCCTGCGTTTCGATGATCGGCAGCGCGGTCAGCGAGCCGCCGCCTTCGCTCTTGTTCATCTTCGCCGCGCGCTCGAGCAGGCGGCTGTGGAGGTAGAACACGTCGCCCGGATAGGCTTCGCGGCCCGGCGGGCGGCGCAGCAGCAGCGACATCTGACGATATGCGACCGCCTGCTTGGAAAGGTCGTCGTACACGATCACGGCGTGCATGCCGTTGTCGCGGAAGAATTCGCCCATCGCGCAGCCGGTGTAGGGCGCGAGGTACTGCAGCGGGGCAGGCTCCGAAGCGGTCGCGGCGACGACGATCGAATATTCCATCGCGCCGTTTTCTTCGAGCTGCTTGACGATCTGCGCCACGGTCGAGCGCTTCTGGCCGACCGCGACATAGACGCAGTACAGCTTCTTGCCTTCGTCGTCGCTTTCGTTGACGCCCTTCTGGTTGATGAAGGTATCGATCGCGACGGCGGTCTTGCCGGTCTGGCGATCGCCGATGATGAGTTCGCGCTGTCCGCGGCCGACCGGAACCAGCGCGTCGATCGCCTTGAGGCCCGACTGCACCGGCTCGCTGACGGATTCGCGCGGGATGATGCCCGGCGCCTTCACTTCGACCCGGCGACGTTCGCTCGATTCGATCGGTCCCTTGCCGTCGATCGGGTTGCCGAGCGCATCGACCACGCGGCCGAGCAGACCCTTGCCGACCGGAACGTCCACGATCGTTCCGGTACGCTTGACGGTGTCGCCTTCCTTGATCTCGGCATCGGAGCCGAAGATCACCACGCCGACGTTGTCGGCTTCGAGGTTGAGCGCCATGCCCTGGACCCCGTTGGCGAATTCGACCATCTCGCCGGCCTGCACCTTGTCGAGGCCGTGGATGCGGGCGATCCCGTCACCCACGCTCAGCACGGAGCCGACTTCGCTGACTTCGGCCTCGGTGCCGAAATTGGCGATCTGGTCCTTGATGACCTTGGAGATTTCTGCGGCGCGGATTTCCATGTTTCTTGTCCTTTAAGCCTTCATGGCCTGAGCAAGCGAGTTGAGACGGGTGCGGATCGAGGCGTCGATGCGCTGCGATCCGATAGTGACGACGAGGCCGCCGAGCAGGTCGGGGTCGACATCGGCGTCGAGCATGACGGTGCGCCCTTCGCGGGCGGTGAGCTTGTCCTTGAGCGTTGCGAGCTGATCGTCGGACAGCGGGTGCGCGCTGGTGACCCTGGCGGACACTTCGCCCCGCTGAGCGGCGGCGATGGTCTTGAACGCGCGGATCACGTCGGGCAGCGCGGAAAGGCGGCGATTGGCCGACAGCACGCCGAGAAAGTTGGTGGTCAGCTCGGTCAGGCCGAGATGCTTCGCGACCCCAGCGAGCGCCTGGCCCTGTTCGGTGCGCGAAAGCTGCGGGTTGGTGGTGACAGCGGCGAGATCGTCCGACTCGCCCAGCGCGTCGCCGAGCTTCTCGAGATCGGATTCGACCGCCGTCACTGTGCCGCCCTCGCTCGCGAGGTCGAACAGCGCCACGGCATAGCGCCCTGCCAGACTGGCCTGTATACCGGCGGAAATATCCACGCGTGTTTGGTCCTTCTTGGATCCGGGAAAACGATGTTGCGCTTCGGATGTCCGGGCACACGGAGAGGGCCTCCCGGTGAAGCTGGCGCGCGCCTAGCATCGGCCCTCGTATATGGCAAGCCGAGCGGATCGTGAATTATGGACATCGGCCATTGCATTCGGCAGAATGTTTTCGATGGGCGAAGACGCCCACGGGAGAGGAAGAATGCAACTGACACCGATGGCCCCCAAATGCGGGGTCGAGATTTCGGGCGTCTCGCTGGCGACGTGCAGCGATGCCGAGATGGATCAGATCAAGCAGGCGATTTACGAACATGGCGTCGCGGTGTTTCGCGATCAGGAATTTTCGCCCGAGGATCACATCACCTTCGGCCGCCGCTGGGGCGGGATCGATGTGAACAACTATTTCCCGCTGCAGGAAGACTACAACGAAATCGCGGTGGTCAAGAAGGAGCCCGACCAGCAGACCAATATCGGCGGGGCGTGGCACACCGATCATTCGTACGACCAGATACCGGCGATGGGATCGGTGCTGGTCGCGCGGCAGCTGCCGCCCAGCGGCGGGGATACGATGTGGGCGCACATGGGCGCGGCCTACGATGCGCTCTCCGACGAACTGAAGGCCGAGATCGAAGGGCTCGAAGCGTTTCACACGGCCGATCACGTCTACAAGACCGATGGCCTTTATGCGCAGACCGACATGGGTAAGAACCTGCGCGGTCAGGATCTCAAGACCGGCGCGGTGCACCCGGTCGTGATCCGTCATCCGCATACCGGGCGCAAGCTGCTCTACGTCAACAGCGCTTTCACGATCCATTTCGTCGGCCAGACCCGCGAGCAGAGCCTGCCGCTGCTCGAGAAGCTTTTCGACGCCGCGCTGACCGACGAC
The Erythrobacter sp. JK5 DNA segment above includes these coding regions:
- a CDS encoding F0F1 ATP synthase subunit gamma; translated protein: MPSLKELKGRINSVKSTQKITKAKQMVAAAKLRRAQAAAEAARPYAERLGTVMASLAGKVSGDSAPKLLAGTGSDKRNLLVVVNTDKGLCGGLNSNLVKAAKAKAKELIAAGKNVEFYLVGKKGRAPLKREFAERIGTMFDTSTVKTPGFDEADAIAAELIAMYEAGKFDVAHLIYPTFQSALVQNPTVNQLIPVPSPETSEDAGAVVEYEPGEEEILEELLPRYVKTQLFGALLEREASEQGASMTAMDNATRNAGDLINKLTIQYNRSRQAAITTELIEIIAGAEAL
- a CDS encoding glutathione S-transferase family protein, which translates into the protein MTGLRAYHLPGRWGLVSVSPFCLKLDAFLRMTGIEHDSVTAATPFGGPKKKAPWIIYKGRTLGDSALIIVFLTGEFATDVDAHLSAKQRGIAVAIQRLVEENLYWAMVYDRWCRDENWPILKASVLGDIPALPRAILAPLARRGVKKQLAGHGMGLHSDENIAAISSKDIAALGRILGDGPWFFGDAPSLADATVYSLLANIVYVPFASPMKAAIASDPSLTEWLERFRGAVYPQFTPETA
- the atpD gene encoding F0F1 ATP synthase subunit beta: MATAPALNQTTNGTISQVIGAVVDVQFQGELPAILTALETKNGDNTLVLEVAQHLGESTVRTIAMDATEGLVRGQDVINTGAQISVPVGPKTLGRIMNVIGQPIDELGPIGADKSSPIHAEAPPFIDQSTEAAILVTGIKVIDLLAPYAKGGKIGLFGGAGVGKTVLIQELINNIAKGHGGVSVFAGVGERTREGNDLYHEFLDAGVIQKDDNGVATSEGSKVALVFGQMNEPPGARARVALSGLTMAEYFRDEEGQDVLFFVDNIFRFTQAGSEVSALLGRIPSAVGYQPTLSTDMGNLQERITSTTKGSITSVQAIYVPADDLTDPAPATSFAHLDATTTLSRAISELGIYPAVDPLDSTSRVLEPRVVGQEHYETARKVQEVLQKYKSLQDIIAILGMDELSEEDKLTVARARKIQRFLSQPFHVAEVFTNIPGVFVQLEDTIKSFKAVVEGEYDHLPESAFYMVGGIDQAVAKAQKLAEDA
- a CDS encoding ATP synthase F1 subunit epsilon, producing the protein MALHFELVTPARLVRSEDVHMVVVPGTEGEFGVLEGHAPFMSTIRDGAVQVYKTEGAAPETIEVRGGFAEVGENGLTVLAEHVES
- a CDS encoding prolyl oligopeptidase family protein encodes the protein MTLTTATGANADDHIDQSGIPGPEQDPYIWLEEARSDEALEWVRNENALTLAHMEADPRFETLKNEALEILDSEDRIPYVSFRPDGLYNFWQDKDNPKGLLRRTTLESYQTDDPEWEAVLDIDALAAAEGKEWVYKGSTCLPPALTKCMIALSDGGEDATILREFDMSTGQFVEGGFVLEEKSQGGIQWVDDDTLLVGRDFGEGTLTESEYPFTTREWKRGTDIADAPEIFRGKPNDVWSGASLLRDNTGTVHARTAFRAVSFHETEYFVEKDGEWVQLDIPKKANPYGIVDGHLLYSTDVDWETDGQTFPADSLIAVDLEEWKADPNGAAKSLVWSPGERQTKQGGAITGNALFVAMLDNVVGKVMQFNYVDGAWVSEPVDLPENATVDIAASSDETDQIMFTVTDFLNPTTLHYADGSAAPKVLKTSPSRFDKTGMEVEQLMATSKDGTQIPYFIVKPKGMQMDGSTPVLMGGYGGFQVPRLPGYLGITGKLWMERGGAYVIANIRGGGEFGPLWHQTAIRENKQRTWDDFIAVGEDLVARGLTSPEHLGIQGGSQGGLLVGTAITQRPDLWGAAIIQIPLFDMLRFHLIGRGASWTGEYGDPRIPEQRAWIEGYSPYQKLVEGVDYPTPFLWASTADDRTHPAHARKGAARLKELGQPYFYFEDMTGGHSGGVDNEQRAKLQALQYVYLMQQLMDGPGDSADGG
- a CDS encoding HNH endonuclease; the encoded protein is MDEELTCWLCERPFETLVQWHHPVPKAKKGRGTVPVHPICHKTIHANFSNAELARIGEDADNIRAHPAVAKFVRWVAGKPLDFHAPTRR
- a CDS encoding Rrf2 family transcriptional regulator — encoded protein: MQLGKGVEWTAHICAMLPLVPPGRGLSVDALADYFEVPSAYLAKQMQLLRRAGIVQSVRGKGGGYRLARPIDEISLLDLVTAIEGPTPAFRCTEIRQNGPCGLKRKDCRRPCEIASAFAEAERAYRAALASRSLASIAQEVAVNASPEHLLDIAGWVQRQVG
- a CDS encoding DUF1153 domain-containing protein, whose amino-acid sequence is MAYPEHTSIADAIKRYHLPESHRVKWSRNRKANVVRAVHDDALSFREARDLYLLSQSEFEQWEQQFGVSDQRARSLEVA
- a CDS encoding heme-binding protein; translated protein: MGIGKWVVGGLGIAAVGAVAAYAQYRDSEEPDFALVREDRAFQLRDYPALVVAEVTHSGNRREASGKSFRRLAAYIFAQDRPEGGEPIAMTSPVLQGRAPRDEKIAMTAPVLQDEIAKDRWRMRFVMPAKYTLTTLPPAPEDITLTEIPERRIAAVRFNGYARPAETEAMERELLKWVTAQQLTPVGDFEYAFYDAPMVPGPLRRNEVMIEVEAD
- a CDS encoding VOC family protein, whose amino-acid sequence is MTPIQFVASANHDEARDFYSNTMGFELTDDSPFALEYDTGNGMLRVQKVEQLTPHPFTALGWAVDDIAAARDRLAERGAGFASYDFLEQDERDIWTTPDGAQVCWFRDPDGNTLSLTQFPV